ggaaattcttatgagtaaaatatatctgaagaatattcccattcatattttcatttttttagtgGACCTGGGAGACTAGGAACATGACATTGTTTAACCATGgattcctgtttcacaggggtatgaGGTAACACAAatgccaaattcccttaatcatcaatcacagtgggttagactaaagtatatagttctgatgtgcggcaaaagattgttgagcttcacaaaaatagccaaagcattgaaaatgccattTCCACCAttagggcaataattaacaagttacAATCAACAAGAGATGTTAAGAATCAGCCTGGAAAAAGATGCGTTTCTATATTGTCTACACGTACAGTGAGGAGGACAGTTCAAgcggccaaagaatctccaaggaacACAGCTGGAAAATTGCCCATGCATGGTTAAATGTGGTGATGCATCttgaatgttgtggggctgtttttctgccagaggtccccGACATCTTCTTCAGATCACAGACTCTTTCAAATAACAACAGATAAAATATAAAACCTGACTGCCtcagccagaaagcttacaatgggccctggttggatcatCCAgctggacaatgatccaaaacaaacatcaaaatcaacaaaaaatggtttactgaccaaaacaatcaaagtcctgccatggccatcccagtcccctgacctcaaccccaatagaaaatgtgtggggtgaactgaagaggagagtccaccaacatagaCCTccgaatttgaaggatctggagagattctgtatggaggaatggtctcagatcccttgccaggtgttctccaacctcattaggcattataggagaaaACTTTTAtaactgttatcttggcaaatggAGGCTGCAAAAAGtactgaataaaagggtgccaataattatggccaatgtattttggagaaaaatatttatttaataaggaGATATTTCCCGTTTCAATTGCATGTTTTACCTCAATAAAGgctagatttttgtgattttttttaaatgaaaaatcaaaaggataaacaatgcagattatTTTTTCCAACAGTCTTCTTTGCTCAAATTTACCACGGGTGTCAATATTTTTGGACACGACTGTAACTGCTTTGGATTGAGCTTTGAAGATAGTGATGTGCTGAAACAGCGACTCCTGAATATGATCTGGCTATAGCAAGATGAGTcttggaaaatgttaattttttttatctcatccTTTCTAAACATCTTAGGGATTTTTAATTGCCACTGTCACTTTTGGCTTTCTGATGGTATTAAGGCCCTATTCTCGATAAAGCTGTTTTGgaacaatatgtattgtgaaaagcgtaatgtaaatacaccgatcagccacaaacagtgccaaaccgcatctcagaatagcattctgagatgatacttttctcaccacaattgtacagagcggttatctgagttgccaTAGACTTTGtccgtttgaaccagtctggccattctctgttgacttctctcatcaacaaggcatttccattcacagaactcaCTGGACgttttctgtttttttgcacaattctgagtaaattctagagactgttgtgtgtgaaaatcccaggagatcagcaggtacagaaatactcaaatcagcctgtCTGTCTCCAACAATCAGGTACGACTATCTAATCTGCaaatcgtgtggctgcagtgcataaaatcacgcggatatgggtcaggagcttcaattaatgttcacatcaatcatcagaagggggaaaaaatttgatctaagTGATTTAGaccatagcatgattgttggtgccagatgggctggtttgagtatttctgtaactgctgatctcctgggattttcacacacaacagtgtctAGAATTGACTCTGAATGACAAGCTGGATTATACTTTTCTccgaatttggaatgcccaattcccactacttagtaggtcctcgtggtggggtGGTTAAGCCGGATAATTAAAATTGCTCAATGATTCAGAATAAACATCGCAGCCACATGTGTAAATTAGATATAATTTATAAACAGCACATatcacacacagatgcacaatgTAACATCCACAAACAGAAAATTCAATTCAACACACAAGTCCTTTCTGCTCCCTCTCAAAACTCAGAGATCTGCTCAATCAGTCTTTGGTGTTCTGATTAGCTGGACCAGGTCTTGGTGATTTTCAGGTGGTTCAATTGGTCTGCAATGTATTTGTGTTCAGGGAACTTGGCTTGTCGCGCAGCTTTGATTTGAAGTGACATCCACTCCCGTCTCTGTGCTGCATGGCCTCTCTCCTGCGCTAATGTCATGAAAGGCCGGCTGATCCAGTATTCATTCTCTGCTTCCTGCTCCAGGCGTTCCACCATATTCCGCTTCATCTGCCAGGTGACTGCACGAGGCCGACGGTGCTTCCCGATCCACTGCTTTCCTGGGATCCCCTTCCGAAAAAGTGCCAGAGTCAAGAACATCCTGCAGCCAGTAAAGGGTTTTGAATGTGATTCTATGAAAAACCAGACCAAGTCATTAATTTCAGGCACAACATCAGCTAAACCCATagtttattaaacattacaaatgtgCACAATAAAAGTAAAGACATACCAGAAAAATTTATGTAGCTATAACCAATCAAGTATAATacacatgaatacatttattcccaAAGGTCACCTTACTTAAAAACAAGCCcacaagcttaaagggatagttcactcaaaaaatacaattcggtcatcatttactcaccctcaagttgtttcaaaccagtaaaacttcctttcttctatggaacacagaaggatttattgttgttgtttgtttgctaAATGTTACTATCAGTAACCATTTAgtttctttaaatataaaaagtatccTATGAAAGTGAATAGTTACTGACATGCTAACATCTTTTGTATTTCACTgtagatagaaagtcatactagCTTCAAACAACATCATGATGTGTGGCAGATTTTTccatttggggtaaactattctttAATGGAATAGTTAACCCAGAAATGATAATtatctcataccatcccagatatgtatgacttcctttcttctactgaacacaaattaagatttttagaagaatgtcttggctctgtagatccatacaatgcaagtgaatgatggctacaattttgaagcaccaaaaaggacataaaggcagcataaaagtaatccaaaagactccaatGGTAAAATCCACGAGTTGAGACACACTATGACAGGTGTCTGTGAGAAACAGGtcagtatttaagtatttttatttataataaatctccattttcaagagttcttctacttttgtttttggtgattcacaatcttggtgcatattgccacctactgggcagggaggatcatttctagtcttaaatattgatctgtttctcatccacaactatcatatcgcatctgaatatacatggatttaaccactggagtgttaaagattactttaatgctgcctttatgtgctttttggagctttaaaattctgGACAATGTTCGCGTGCAtcgtatagacctacagagctgatatattctactaaaaatcttcatttgcgttctgcagaagaaaaagtaatttacatctgggatggcatgaggaggagtaaataatgagggaattttcatttttgggtgaacaattcctttaagtttGAATTCTGAGACGCATAAACTGATTCTGTTCTGTATTGACTAAAAAAACTGTGACGTGACATGTCAATTAAGTAGATAGAAAACTCAAAAGATAGAACACTAAATCTTTAATCACCTGAAAATCTAACTAACTAACTGAATATATCTGAAGCAGCTTCACAACAGAACACTGAGCTCTAACAGTCTTATTGACCTTGACATCTGTTGCCattggaaaaaaaacaacagctttcCTTAAAAGATAAAGGTCTAAGACAAATAATTATGGTTTAACTAATCATTCATTATAGTCTTAAAAGCCAGATACCAAACACTCGCTATCATCCTTAAATACATTGATTCTCTCTTTAAAAAACATGGCAGCCAATAGCAACATGCTGTAAGCCAATAATAAACACACTGCCGTTTGCAAATCAACGATTAAAATCACTTATTCTAGACAACTTAAATATTGTATGATACACATCAATCCAACCCGTAAATATATTCCTATATACATTTCTTAATTAAAATCTATGATTACTTACACAACGTTCTCTCTACATTCACGACAGAAATGCCGCAGACCGGAAAGCAGTTGCAAAATTGTCGTTTAATGCAGCGCCACCAACAGCACAGGATGTTGCAGTGCAACGCGCTCTCCTGACAGATGAACTACTAACAACTTGGAAGGGAGACTTCTTACAATCTGAGCTGCTAGAAACGGCGCTCTAATGTCCAAAAATACAATTTTTCTAAGGTTTTCAGACGTGTAGTTACTATACAACTACTCTGTTGGTACATTAAATAGAAACATAGTTGTAAATATACGTAAACGAAAAAAACGCAACGCTTGTGGACATATCACCTGACATTGGTTTATCCAATCAGCGTTCAGATTCGTGGCTCGGAAGTATTCCCAATGTTGTCATTCTGTCGTCCTCTCTAGGTATTTTATGTTTCTGTTCTGTGACTCCGGGTCGTGTTTTGGTCCGGAGGTGGCAGAAAGATGACAGCCAGAAAGTCCGGGTCGCGATTAGAGACTGAAATAGAGCGCTGTCGATCGGAGGGACAATGGGACAAGATACCCGAACTTGTGCGGCAGCTGTCCGTGAAGCTCATCTCAAAcggtctgtgtgtttatgtttatactacattgtggggtcaaaatgtccaaatgtccccacaaggatagtaaaatctgagatcacctacattgtggggcccagccagcggttcccacgagggaaatggcttataaTCATAATAAAGGAAgtttttttgaacatgtaaaaatgcaaagGTTTCTTTGAGGGTTATGTGTATTGTTAGGGGATATACATTTATCGTTAgctctgtataaaatccataaaatgcatggaagtctatgtaGAGCccccacaattatataaaaacaagtgtTGGTTTCTGTAAATAATCTATGGCTAACGCGTTAGCTTGGTTGTCAGAATACATATCTGATTGTTTCCTTCGCATTCAACCACTCTTTAAACGCTACATTGAATGAATAGTCTGATTTCAGGGTGACTAAAATGTGATGTCAATGTCATGTTGGTGCTAAACTCATCTGCCCCGAACACTTTCTTATTCCTAACACATTTGTGCCCATTAGTGCTCATTATGTCTTTAATTCATCTGTTGATCAAGCCTAGGTGTTTACTAAGTGTAActgtttgtctttgtttcttgTGATATTGTATTGTGTACTGTTTTGAATCTAGCAAACGTTCAGACAGTCGTGGATAAATTGCCGCTGGCTACCTTTCAGTAGTGCTCTTTTCGTTAAAAGTTGTATATTAATACAAGAATCATTGATTATTCTCATCCAGAACAATGAATGGTTCGAGACGCGCTCGTGAGGAATCAGATTAAAGTGCACGTGATTGTACTCAAAGCTGCGCGTGTAGTAAGATTTGTAAGAATGTGTTTAGCCTCGTGTCCAAATGTGCAACACTGGATTATTATTTGGCTTTATGTAATGCTGTATTCACAACTCGGCGCTTCTCTGTTGCACTGTGACAGTCTGTACCGTATTCATATCGCGGTAAAGATAGTTTACGGTTTGCGACTTTGATTGGCTAGAAATCTGCTATGCTGTCATTAACTACGATTCCATCCAAGGTTTTTTTgcgaaaaaagttttagcgcatcaaaattaAACTGATGGGAACGCAAATTAAATCAATGGCAGATCAAATAAATGGCCACTCTTTGTGATTCAAATAATCGTGTtagacatccgtttatttattaaagtttcttttccacaccattcagaaTAATAGATGGGAGTCATGGAATTAGTCCGAAAACGTTtctatgcacaaagatgttttaaattaaaaataaatacacaatactaggagaaaagcatcagtggaacactaacatatagcCCAAATCTATACcatttttgtttagcttttttttttttttttaaatgcaggcaATATTCCcagtaataaattaaataaattaccaaacgaaaaaagcattaaataaaaaaataaaataaaatgccaatttaaaaaatttatatttttagacctaaataattgccttttctttactcaaacttaaattagcctcaCCCTGTTCTGTGTACCctgtttgacaaaaaaaaatctatcagaACTATTTGACCTATgccgagttcactttcagaaaacgagcttttgaacattttaaattttttatatattttaaatctaaccctctttatgTCAGATCGCATTTGCCgagcttcagaaaatgtaatttgACACTAAActtaattttagatgacaatcaagttcagttgctCGTTAAATGttactggacaaatatgcggggcataatgcagttgtgatggcgatgctttagataagatgattgttcaaaatagattattgaatatcaggaatgtatttatgtaaactCTGATATTATACTGCATCAATTTTTCTTTAACAGCATATGCACATCGatgtccttatactaagactgaaatTTTCCctcactacttggtgcaggttgccaccagttctgccagccctgttcaagctggcaacctgcaccaagcaGTACCAAGACCCGTCTAGGTGCTCATTTTGTATAAGACATTTATTGGTTTTATGGCTTAGAAAATTTGTATTTCACAATGCCAAAATGTAAGAAGCCATCAAACTGAGTAAATTCAATCTGTGAAAGTTTTCACAAATCCAGTTTTGTATGAAACTATAGTGTTTTTCTTTCATAATTATCATGTGTTTGTAAAATGTGACCTCTCAAAGCCTATAACACTGATTTTACAGGTAAACTGTTAAGAGACAAAAACTGATCTGTAAAAAATTCACAAATTACAAAGGTCTATTACAAGTGAATGAACCCAGATTGTGTGTTTATTGGAAATGGCCATTAAAAGTGAAGAGCACTTATTTTTCACCTTCCCGACTCATGGACTTGACAGTAAAACAGACTGCTGTGAAAAAATTCACAAATCAGACTGGTCAAGATGAGAGTGGTTTCAGTCTTCTAGGTGTTCAACTTCTGGAGCTTTTTGGACTATGTAATGAAGAGTCGTTAATGATGATGTCATCCGAAATAACACATCATGAAGAATCACAAGCAACATTATTTACATGTCTATGACCGCGCATAGCAGATTTCTAGCCAATCGAAGTCTGAATTTCAAACCGCAAACTATCTTTACTGTGGTCTGTAGCATCTTGACAGAGTAGATAGGTGCAGGTGACACAGTTACTGATACATTTAAAAGAGTCCTAGAAAGATAATCTGCAGCAGTACATAGTTATTAGCTTATACCACTTTGAAAAATTCTAGTGCACGTATTTAAAGAGCTTTCTTCTTGAGAGCAGTGTGCCGATATGCCCTCAGTTGGAAAGTTGCATGGCTACTACCTTCACCTCGTCATGAGCTCCACATTTACTGAGTGCCACTATGATCAAATGCTGAGCCAACAACAGCTCATTCTGATCATAATATAAACATTGTAGAGTACACATTCATATTCCACATTTCAGAACATGTGTCATGTGGTGTGACCAATTGTCTTCtcatctctgtttgtttgatGTGTAGGAGTGAGTGTGAAAGGATTTGTCAATCTAATAAATTCATTTGTGCAAGACTGAACAACTTCTTGTTTTATAGATGATCTCGGGGAACTCCTGCTGGGGGAGGCCAAACTCCAGCAGTACCTGAAGGAAAACCCCATCAAGCAGGGAGCCAGTCCCCACAGGACCCGGCCACACCTCCAGGAGGTCCGGAAACACCTGACGGTTG
The Xyrauchen texanus isolate HMW12.3.18 chromosome 22, RBS_HiC_50CHRs, whole genome shotgun sequence DNA segment above includes these coding regions:
- the LOC127662103 gene encoding ribosomal protein 63, mitochondrial, with translation MFLTLALFRKGIPGKQWIGKHRRPRAVTWQMKRNMVERLEQEAENEYWISRPFMTLAQERGHAAQRREWMSLQIKAARQAKFPEHKYIADQLNHLKITKTWSS